Genomic window (Corticium candelabrum chromosome 3, ooCorCand1.1, whole genome shotgun sequence):
CTACGTCATTTCAGTCTTCAGGAAGTAGAGCAAATCACGtgataacacaacacatccTTCGATTAATTAACCACACGATTCGAACAAGCGATCGATATCAAACTTACTCAAGAACAAACGACGTTCCTACCTCGTGGTTTAACATATCCGGTTCTAACGGAAAAACGAGTACGTTGGCTAGACTGATCATCACACTGCCAGTCGATTCCGCATCCGCGAATCGCACTACGTCTAGACAACGCCTTAAATAACTACAAACGAAAGAAAGGATTTCAATTACGCGAAGAGTTTTGAGTCGAGAACACCTACATCATCGAGCAATTATACGCGTTTGTTCCTTGTGCCATTTCAAAGGTTAGCTGTAGCAGGGCTGGATCCAGAGGGGGGTACAGAGGGTTGCAAcgccctcttttccaatagacgtggttcaataatttcatataattttactaaaaaagagaaaattagtaatgctataaataactgctaatgGTGAACCTCCTCTTTCAAatattcctggatccggcgctgtgTAGCGTCtaatcagtgtgtgtgtgtgtgtgtgtgtgtgtgtgtgtgtgtgtgtgtgtgtgtgtgtgtgtgtgtgtaggtgtgtatgtgtctgtgtgtctgtgtgtctgtgtgtctgtgtgtgtgtgtgtgtgtgtgtgtgtgtgtgtgtgtgtgtgtgtgtgtgtgtctgtgtgtgtctgtgtgtgtgtgtgtgtgtgtgtgtgtgtgtgtgtgtgtgtgagagagagagagagagagagagagatttgAAGGTTTGGAGATTACATTACAGCACCAACGATTGTAAAAGCGATCACGCCCAAATTGTCAGGGAGCCGCATTTGGCCattcgcacacacacactatggcACACTAACCAACCCACGTGCCAAGAAAGGATGTGGCCAAGAAGCTGTCACTGCCACATCCTTTCCTGCCACGTGGGTTGGTCTCGTGTTACTCGAGTGTTACCTCACCGCTAGCTAGAGAAAACATATTGCTTGCCAGAATGTCGACGGTTTGTTCACTATGCCACGCAAGAAGACGGTcgctgtttctcatgtttatTCTTTCGCTGGCCCAAGAGATAAAGTCACTGTCATACTGTGGTAAGTCAATAAAGTCTACAGACTGGCGACTAGGTTACAGACGCAAGTATTCTCAATTGGTCACAAGATTGCATGTATGAACGATTTATTGTAGCTACAGTCTAACGTCTGCATATATTTGTTTGACAAGAAATGATATACTTGAAGCGTATGTCGATGCAGGTGACGGTTCGTATAGCCTCGAGCGGGCACGCCCTCTCGATGTCTATCTCCTGCCAAATACATACGTCACTCTCAAGCCCTATTACCGTCTGCCAAAAGACGGCAACATTACGTGGTTTGCTGCGGGTAACAGAACGGATGTGCTGGTGAAGAACAGCAGACGAAAAGGAGAAAACTTGGTTGTCGGTCCCATGACAATGGAGCTACATCACATACGGGTTTGGTACGTCATGCATTATAGAATACAGGGGAAAGCGAGAGCTCGAGAATACGTTAGTAAACAAGCGACTCTACGTTGTTCAGGTACAAACTGTAATTTAtaaccgtgtgtgtgtgtgtgtgtgtgtgtgtgtgtgtgtgtgtgtgtgtgtgtttgtgtgtgtttgtgtgtgtgtgtgtgtgtgtgtgtgtgtgtgtgtgtgtgcgtgcgtgtgcgtgcgtttgtgtgtgtatgcgtttgtgcatgtgtgcatgtgtctgtgtcttttcATTGCAGGAAGTAGTGTTGACGTATGCAAATCACCTGGCTACGACCTCCATCAAATCGTGGAAGCGAAAGAAGGACAAACACAACCGGTTTACTGCTACACATTCCAGCTACCGTCAACGCAACGTCAAGGAGATCTCCCTATAGTTCACGAAGTGCTTTACAAGGAAAATGTAAAACGCGTGGCAGTTCCGCTCGATCGATATTACTATAGGAACGGTTGTCTGTGGATGGACTCTATACAAAAGGACGACAGTGGGAAATATTTGATACTTTTCTTCAGCTGTTTTGAAGATAGATCTATTTCGCGCATCTATTTCTCCCTATTTgttaatacaacaacaacaacaacaacaacaacaacaacaggttattaattaaattaattagtctTTGGTTTTAATTTTTGCCAATATGTCATGAAACTTTTGGCAACACTAATATttcttgtttatattaatttctAGATATTTCATCTTCCATTGTTCCTAGTCTGGCGCTAAAACGCTCGATAAGCAGCACAAACCACAAAGCAAAAGCACAAACGACGCGACCACCAATGACAAGTAtaatcacaacacaacacacatacaaacagacagaaacgcaccaaacaaaagcaacaagAAAAACAGCAGAAGtaacaaaagcagcagcaaaaacaacaaaaacagcagcagcaacaacaacaaaaacagcagcagcaacaacaacaaaaacagcagcaacaacaacaacaaaaacagcagaaacaacaaaaacgGCAGTAGAAGCAACAAAAATAGCAGCAACAGCCACAATAAAAGcatcagcagcaacaacaacaacaacaacaacagccagTTCTGATTTATCACCTGACACATTGCAAATCTCTTTGAGCTACAATGGAAGTTCTTTGGCATTGAACAGATCAACAATCACGCTCTCTGCATTTACCACATTGACGTTGCAGTACAATGTGTCTGGAGCACGTCACAAAACTACACTAACGTTTctttacaacaaacaagttaCGAGACGTTTTCTTGTCTATCCTCCATTCCTCATTATGACAAACCTTCAACCAGCAGACAGTGGATTGTACCAAGTCATGGCTAAAGATGGTAAAGAGAGCACAACCCTTTCCTTTACTCTTCAAGTTCCTAAAAGAAACAACTCGTTTCAATCATGTGACAGTTCCTTGCAGCTAGAGAGTAAGTGCAGTTTGTCAATTCAGGTAAATAATCAATCAGTTATAGTATTGATTATGCTGTTACTGCGTTAGTTCAAGAATGGACAGTTGTAATTATCGTTATTGGCGTCTGCAGTCTTATTGTCCTCTTGCAAACACTATTTTTCCTTTACAAATATCGTCGAAGCTCAAGTGcaggtgtgtgtatgtgtgtgtgtgtgtgtgtgtgtgtgtgtgtgtgtgtgtgtgtgtgtgtgtgtgtgtgtgtgtgtgtgtcagtgtgtgtcagtgtgtgtcagtgtgtgtgtgtgtgtgtgtgtgtgtgtgtgtgtgtgtgtgtgcgcgcgtgtgcgcaCTCGCAATACCGCTGTATTAAAATGCATATTCTAAATTATTAGATTCTAATCTTCAAACAGAAGATATGCAGCCGAAAATTCCCACTTATTCAGATATGGATTGGAGCAACCAGAACGATATTTCAAGATCCAATAACAGGTTGACATACATACCATCATCACAGTCTCACAATATACCATCATCTGCTTAcccaaacaaaaaacacaatcTAACTTCATTTATTTAGAGCAGAAATAAATTTGAAAGACTAAAACTTATTAagatattttttaattataatttataaattaattggaACGGGAACCATTAACTGTTCAAATTTCGtggtaagttaattaataccacaaattttttgtttacataATTCTAACTTACCATCTCGTTCTTCGCAAcggttagtaaatttctattttatttatttgtttagtttttattttgtattttctttaatacaaaaatagaaataaattctAGAAATTAATAGTTTTTGCGTTTACTAGAGATTACTCAAATGGAAATGAAATGAGAAAATCGACTGAAATCAACAACACAGTTGTTTATGAGTGTGTGGAACAGTATCAAACAACGCAATTTGGCGGCGGAACGGACTCATCTCTTGCAACACAAAGGGTTGACAAGAACCCTACCTATCAAC
Coding sequences:
- the LOC134177591 gene encoding uncharacterized protein LOC134177591; translated protein: MSTVCSLCHARRRSLFLMFILSLAQEIKSLSYCGDGSYSLERARPLDVYLLPNTYVTLKPYYRLPKDGNITWFAAGNRTDVLVKNSRRKGENLVVGPMTMELHHIRVWYVMHYRIQGKARAREYVSKQATLRCSGSSVDVCKSPGYDLHQIVEAKEGQTQPVYCYTFQLPSTQRQGDLPIVHEVLYKENVKRVAVPLDRYYYRNGCLWMDSIQKDDSGKYLILFFSCFEDRSISRIYFSLFVNTTTTTTTTTTTDISSSIVPSLALKRSISSTNHKAKAQTTRPPMTSIITTQHTYKQTETHQTKATRKTAEVTKAAAKTTKTAAATTTKTAAATTTKTAATTTTKTAETTKTAVEATKIAATATIKASAATTTTTTTASSDLSPDTLQISLSYNGSSLALNRSTITLSAFTTLTLQYNVSGARHKTTLTFLYNKQVTRRFLVYPPFLIMTNLQPADSGLYQVMAKDGKESTTLSFTLQVPKRNNSFQSCDSSLQLESKCSLSIQFKNGQL